GTATTGATGTCCTTGAGCACGTGGAGTTCGCCGAAGTGTTTATTCACACCGGTGATCGTCACGAGCGCATCTTCTCGATCGCGGACCACTCTGACCGCCGTCGTTTCTCCCATGCCCGTATCTTGGGCCCCTGCTGTGGTCGGCACAAGGGGTGTGGATAACTCGCGTGTTCGCGATCAGTGGCGCTGACAACCAGGGAATTCCCCGTGTTCCCGTGTCAGAACTCGGTGCGATCCCCTCACGGGCGGCCGCGGCGGCCGCGGGGATTGTTATGTTTCCGTCACCCGCGCGCGGCTCGGCAGGACTCGCACACCCCGAACAGGTCGACGACGTGCTCGATCTCCGCAAAGCCGTACTCGGCGGCGACCTGCCGCGACCACGTCTCGACGGCCTCGGCCGCCAGCTCGCGGGTGTCCCCGCAGCTTCGGCAGATGAGGTGGTGGTGGTGACCCTCCATCGCGCACGATCGGAAGAGGTTCTCGCCCTCGGGCGCTTGCACCGAGTCCGCCTCGCCCGATTCGGTCAGCCCCGACAGCGCGCGATAGACCGTCGCGAGCCCGATCGTGGAGCCCTGCTCGCGCAGTCGCTGGTGGAGCTCCTGCGCGCTGACGAACCCGCGCGCCTCGGCGAGGGCTGCCCGCACCGCCTCGCGCTGCCAAGTGTTGCGTCGAGCGCCGCTCACGAGTGCCTCCCGGTGGCCTGGTTGATGGTTATGCCTGTGCCCCACGGTATCGAACCCGGCGCGCTCCCGCGCGAGCACTCACCCGGTGCACACCGAGCGCGACGAGAAACAGCAACGCGACGGCGACACCCACCGCGCCCCCGGCCGCAACGCCGAAGGCGGCGGATCCCCACAGCCCGAGCAGCCCCGCGAGCACGCCGATGCCGGCGGCAATCGGGGGGATCCAGCCGATGGACGGCGCGACCAGCCGGGCGGCCGCGGCCGGCCCGATCAGGACGGCGACGCCCAGGATCGCGCCGACCGCCGGCATGGCGGCGACGACTGCGGCTGCGATCATCGCGGTGGCCACGAGCTCCATCGGCCAGGACCGGTAGCCCGCGGCGCGAAAGCCCGCCGGGTCGAACGTGTGGAACAGGAGGCGCCGGCCGAAGATCGCAAGCAGCAGCAGCGAGGTGACGAGCACCGCCGCGGTCGTAACGACGTCGGACACGCTCACTCCCAGTGGCGAGCCGATCAGCAGGGCGTCGACCCCCACGACGTCGGCTCCACCCGGCAGCGCGATCGAGGGGGCCAGGCTCGCAAGCAACGCCCCGAGCGCGAAGCCAAACGAGAGTACGACCCCGCTCACGACCTGGCGTCCCTGCCCGGGCACCCGGGTGAGCAGGGTCATGAGGAGGACCAGTACGACCGCGAAGGCGGCCTGGCCCGCGAGCACGCTCCACCCCAGGATCGCGAACAGCACGCCGCCGGGGAAGGTGGCGTGGCTGAGCGCGACCGCGAAGAACGAGCGTCGTCGCAGCACGATGAGCGTGCCGGCGAGGCCCGCGAGCAGGCCGAGCAGCGTGAGTTCGAGGGCGGCAAGGGCGAGGTAGCTCACGCGGCGACCTCCGTGCCCTCGGGCCGGATCCTGCGCAACCGCGCCCGCAGCAGCCGAGGTGCCAGCAGCCGGAAGCCGACCGCGAGGGCGTACGCCGCGACGAGCACGAGCACGACTACCGCGCCGGGCGAGACCGCCACCCCAGCGCCGACCGAGCTGGAAAACGACACCCAGAGCCCAATGACCCCCGCGGCGAAGGGCACGAGGATCGCGATGGGGATGAGCCAGGCGAGGCGGCGCGTGAGCAGGCGCGCGGTCGCCATGGGCACGGTCAGGATCGCGAGGACCATGAGCGTGCCGAGCGCCTGCACGCCCGCGACGACGAGCAGCGCGACGGCGGCGCCGAGCGCGAGATCGGTGGGGGTGGTGCGAAAGCCCGCCGCAGCGAAGCCCGCGGGGTCGAAGGCGCGCAGCAGCTGGGCACGCCAGGTGAACGCGATCACGGCGACGGCGACGATGGCCACCACGACGACCTGGACGAGCTGTTCCTGCGTCACGGTGAGCAGGCGGCCTAAGAGGAGTTCCTCGAGTTGGCTGACGTAGTTCTGCTGACGCGAGACGAGGACGATGCCGATGCTGAAGAGGCTCGTGAGCACGACGGCGATCGCGGCGTCCGAGCCCACGCCCCGTCGCTCCAGCACTGTGAGCAGCACGACGGCGGCGAGCGCCGCGATCAGGGCGCCGGGGAGGAGGGCGGCGGTCCCGCCGACGATCGAACCGATGACGAGGCCGGGGAAGACCGCGTGGATCAGACCGTCACTCATGAACTCGAGATCGCGGAGGCTGATGAACAGGCCAACGACGCCCGCCGCGACCGCGAGCACGGCGACGGTGATGAGCGCCCGGGACATGAACGGCAGCGCGAAGACGTCGAGCGGCCCGAACGCGGCCTGCAGCTCGAAGATTCCGGGGGTCACTACGCGGCGCTCCAGGGCGAGGTGGGCTCGTCCGGCCGTTCGGTTTCGCGCGTGGTGGTGACCGTGTGGTGGTCCAGTTCGACGGTCGAGCCGGCGAAGGCGCGCTCGACGGCGTCGAGCGTCAGCGCCTCATCGATCGGCCCGTATGCGACGAGGCATCCGGTCGGCCGGGCCCCGGGGTCGCCGTGGTGGCCGTCGAGGAGGAGGACGTGACTGCAGGTCTCTCGGGCGATCTCGAGGTCGTGCGTCGACACGAGAATGGTGCGCCCCTCGACGCGGAGCTCGCGAATGGTGGCGAGCAGCATGTCGCGGTTGGCGCGATCCAGTCCGTTGAAGGGCTCGTCGAGCAGCAGGATCTGCGGGTCGACGACGAGCGCGCGGGCAAGGATCACGCGCTGCTGCTGCCCACCTGAGAGCTCGCCGAAGCGGCGGCGGGCGAGGTGGGCGAGGCCGACGCGCTCGAGGGCGGCGTCAACGCGGCGGCGGCCGTCGCGACCGACCGGGCGCACCGGGCCGAGCGCACGGTAGAGCCCCATCGTGACGGCCTGGCGCACCGTGATTGGCAGCTCGTTGTCGCGACGGTCGGCCTGCGGCAGCGACCCGACGCGCGCGAGCGCCGCCCGGGGAGATCCGCCGAGCACGCGGAGGCTTCCGCCGGTGAGCTCGGCGAGCCCCAGGAGGCCCCGCAGCAGGGTCGACTTCCCCGCCCCGTTCGGCCCGATCAGCGCGACGGCCGATCCTGCCTCGATCGTCGCCGTGATGTCCGCAAGCGTGGTGACCCCGCGATACCCGAAGGAGGCGCCGAGGAGCTCAATCACCGGGGCGCCCGGTGCAGCGGCCTGGTCGGTGTTCATTGCAGGGCCTCCTGGAGGGATTCGGGCAGGGGGTCCGGCGTGAAGCCCCAAGCCTCCAGGATGACACGAACGTTGTGCTCGGTCGCCGCGAGATACGTGTCGGTGTCGCTACCGGGCACACCCAGGGCGTCCACCGCGAGCGTGTCGCTGTCGATCACGGTGGCCCCCGACTCGCGAGCGATCGTGCGGGCGAGCTTCGGGTTCATCGTGGACTCGACGAAGATCGCCCGAACGCCCTGTTCCTGAATCTTCGCGACGAGGGCGTCGATCTCGGCGACGCTCGGCTCCGCGTTGTCCTCGAAACTCGGCAGGATCGACCCGGCAAACGCGATCTCGTACGCGTCGAGGAAGTAGCGGAGCGAGTCGTGCCCGCTGACCAGGATCCGCTCGCTCGGGGGTACCCGCGCGAACTGGGCGGCGGCCCAGTCGTCGAGATCGGCGAGCAGCTGCTGGTATGCCTCGGCGCGATCCTGGAAGCCTGTCGCGTGCTCGGGGTCGGCGGCCGCAAGACCGTCGGCGACCGCGTCGACCATGCCAGCCGCCATCATCGGGGCGGTCCAGAGGTGCGGGTTGACGTCGCTCTCGCCGTGGTCGTGGCCGTCGTGCCCCTCCTCCGCGGTTTCCTCCGCGGCGTGCTCGTCGGCATGCTCATCCTCGTGCGCGTGCTCGGCGTGCTCCGTCGCATCTTCCGCCTCGTGCGCGGCGCGCTCGGTCGCGGCGCGAGCGGCCTCAAGGTCGACCCCGCTGCTCGCGTCGATGATCTCACCGGCGAACCCAGAGGCCTCGATGGCGCCATCGATGTAGGTGTCGAGGCCTTGCCCGTTCACAATCAAGACATCGGCGCGGGAGAGCTCGAGCAGTTCGGCCGGGCTCGGGTCGAAGTGGTGCGCTGAGCTGCCGGGCGCCATGAGTCCGCTGATCGTCACGTCGTCCCCGCCGACGATGCGCGCAAAGTCGGTGAGCTGCGTCGTGGTCGTGACGACGCGCAGATGCCCGCCATCCCCGTCGTCGGGGGTCACGGCACATCCCGTGAGGGCGAGCGAGCCGGCGGCGAGCGCCGCGATGGCCGCGCTGAGGGTGAATCGGTGTGATGCAGTGCGCATGAGTGCTTCCTAGTTGAGAACGACTCTCAGTCTAGGGGTAATGAGAATCGTTCGCAACAACACGCGGCCCCGGTCATCGCCGAGGAATTCGCCGCTCGTTAGGCTGGCACGAGACAGAGTGAATGGGGATCGCGTGCTCGAATTACCAACCAGCGCCGTCGGGTTGCGCGACGCGCTCCGCACCGGCAGCCTCACCGCCCGAGAGGTCACCGAGCACTTTCTCGGCCGCATCGAGGCCGAAAACCCGAGAATCGGCGCCTTCGTCAGCGTGAACGCCGACTCCGCACTTGCCGAGGCCGATGCCGCCGACCGCCAAGTTGCCGCCACCCCCGCCAGCGATCGCCCCGGCCTTCCGTCGCTGCTGGGCATGCCGATTGCGCATAAGGACATCGTCGATGTCGCCGGCGCCCTGACGACACACGGTTCGCGCGCGCTGCCGCACCGCGTGGCAGACACCGACTCCCCCATCGCCCAACAACTGCGCGACAGCGGCGCGATCTCACTCGGCAAGACCCAGGTCCCCGAGCTCGGCCTCTCCTCCTACTCCGAGAACGACGTCGCGCCGCCCGCGCGCAACCCACTTGACCCCGAACGCACCCCCGGCGGTTCCTCAGGCGGCGCGGCCGCCGCGGTCGCCGCCGGCATGCTGCCCCTGTCCCCGGGCAGCGACGGGGGCGGATCCGTGCGCATCCCGGCCCTCGCCTGCGGGCTCATCGGCCTCAAGCCCGGGTTCGGCGCCGTGCGCGCGGACACGCTCCTCGGCGACACCGACCCGTTTGGGGCCCCGCGCCTGGTCACCTCGGGCCCGCTCGCGCATTCGGCGGCGGACGCGGCGCTGCTCTACGACGCCATGACCCGGGTCTCCGGCACGACGAGCGAACCCGCGCTCGAGGCCGTCGTTCGGGCCGAAGACCTCGGGCCCTTGCGCATCGGCGTGAGCCTGCGCTCACCGTTCGAGTCGGCGATGGATGTTGCCCTCAGCCCCGAGGCACTGTTGGCCCTCGAGTCGGGGATCGCCGCACTGAGCGCTTCCGGGCACCGGGTCGAGGAGGCCCGCTTCAGCTACGACCCCCGCTACACCGACGCCTTCACGACCGCGTGGACTTCGGCGCTCGCGCTGCTCGATTTCGACGCCGGTGCAGTGGAGCGCTTGGGCGCACTGGCGCGGTCCTTCCGCGTACGCTCGATCGCGCGCGACCCCGGGCGCATCCGAGAAGCCGGCGCGATCCTGCAGCAATTTGCCGCCGACGCCGACGCTCAGTGGGGGAAGTACGACGTCGTCCTCACGCCCGGCCTCGCGTTCCTGCCGCCTCGCATCGGGTCAAACCTCGCGCTCACCCCCGACGAGGATTACCGCCAGCAGTGCCTCTTCACCCCCTTCACGTCGATGGTGAACGTGTCGGGATTGCCCGCCATCGCGGTACCGACCATCGAGGTCCCGGCAACGAACTCCCAGGCCGCCCGCCCGCTCTCGATGGGCGTGCAGCTCATCGCACCCCGCGGCGGCGAGATCCGGCTGTTGCAGCTCGCGGCGCAGATGGAGGCGAGGCTCGCCCGCTAACGGCGGGGCAGGATCCCGGCATACGCCACGAGCAGGCGGTCCGTCGAGGCGGACCAGCTCCGCCGCTCGGCGAACGCTCGCGCGGACTCGCCCATGCGGATCCAGCCCGCCTCGTCACTCAGCACCTCGCGGATCGCTGCCGCCCAGGTCGCCGGATCGCGCCCTTCGATAAGCAGTCCCGTTTCGCCGTCGAGGACGGCTTCGCGCAGGCCCCCGGCGTCGGCGGCGGCAATGACCGGGACCCCTGACGCGGCGGCCTCGAGGGCGATCAGCCCGAACGTTTCTGAGTGCGAGGGCACGAGCACCAGGTCGGCGTGCCGCAGCCGGTCGGCCAGCTCGTCGCGATGCAGGGCCCCGTCGAAGCGGACCGCGCCGTTCAGGCACTCGGCCGCGGCGTGGAGGCGCGCGGTGTACCCGTCGTCGTCGGGCGGGGGTGCGCCGACGATCCGCAGCACCGGTCGCTCGCGTGACGAAATCGCCGCGACGGCGTCGATCGCGAGGTCGAAGCCCTTCAGCGGGTGCAGGCGGCCGGCGACTAAGACCTCAGCGGGTTCGCCGGCGCGCCGGCGCTGCAGGTGGGCGGCGCGCTCGCCCGCGCCGAGGGGGTGGAAGTCGGCAGCGTCGACGCCGAGGGGCACGACGGCCACTCGCTCGCCGCCCAGGCGCTGGCGCACCGTCGCCGCCTCGGCCTCGCTCACCGCGATGACGAGGTCGGCGTCGCGCGCCAGCGTCTGCTCACCCACCAGGCGGCCCGGCGACTCGGCCCGCTCACCCGACGCGAGTGGCGTGTCCGACCCGGCGGCGATGCTGTGGAAGCTCTGCGCGAGCGGGATCCCGAAGCGACGGGCGACGGGCAGCGCCGCGATGCCCGAGAACCAGTGCTCTGCGTGGAGCAGGTCGAGGGGGAGCCGCCCCAGGAGCGCGGCGAGCGCCGCCGTGAACGCTGGCATCAGAGTCTCGTGCGCACCCTTGTCGAGCAGACGCTGGGGCCCGGCGTCGAGGTGATGCAGCCGCAGCCCCTCGGCGAGCTGGAGCGAGGCGGGCTGCTCCGCTGCGCTGCGCCGGGTGATGAGCTCAACCTGGTGGCCGCGACGCGCGAGCTCACGGGCCTGCGCCAGCACGACGACGTTCATCCCGCCAGCGTCCTTCGTCCCCGGCTCATCAAGCGGCGAGGTGTGCAGCACGACGAAGCCGATGCGCAGCGGGAGAACAGACATGGATCGAACGTATCTCACGATTCGGCACTGACCGGCATTAGGCCCCGCTCCCGATCCCTGCCGCGAGACGGACAAGCGTCGCCCCGGCGTTGTACCCCGCAACCCCGGCACGCGAGCCGTCGCGGTGCAGGTGTTCAGTGAGCAGCCCTTCTGGCCGGAACGAGGGTTCGAGCTCGAGCGCAGCGGCGGCGTCCCGCTCACTCCCCTGAGCCGGCCGGATCCCTCGCGCCGCGATGACCGTGCCATACACCTGCAGCGTGAACCCCGAGCGAGGCAGATAGGCGCCCGGATCTTCCGCTCCCTGCAGATCATGCAGGATGGTGCGCGCGGCGTGCGCGCCCTGCGCTGCGGCGTCGTCCCAGTGGTCGATGCGCATCGGCGACCCATCGATCGACAGCACCGCGGCGCTCCCCGCGGCGTAGACCGAGGTGGCGCCTACGACGCGCAACGCCAGGTCCACCCGAATCCCGCCTGCCGCTTGGGCCCAGTCTGTGGCCGGCACGGTTCCCTGCGCGACGACAAGCACATCGACATCCTCTCGAGTCCCGTCACCCAGCGTCAGCGTCACGGCCCGCGCACCGCGCCCGGGTTCAACCGCGACGAGGTCGCTGCCAAAGCGTGCGTCGACCCGATCGCGGTGCAGCTCTGCAAGTTGCTCCGCAATACGCCTGCCGACCGCGGCCCGAAGCGGCTGGGCGGAACGTCCGAGCAGTAGGACTTGGGAGCCGGCCGCACTGAAGTGGCTGGCGACCTCGGCACCGATGAACCCCGAGCCGAGGATCGCGATGCGCGTCCGTGCAGGGTCGGGAAGCGCTGCACGCAGGGCCAGTGCGTCAGCCGCGGTGTGGAGCTGGTAGACCCGGCTGCCGCGAGCGACCGTTGTCGCCGGGCCGAGGCCGCGCGGCACGCTTCCACTCGCCAGCACGAGCGCGTCGGCGCGAAGCTCGCGGCCGTCGGCGAGCGTCACGCTGCGCCGAGCCATGTTGAGGCCGACCGCGCGACCGGCGATGAGGTCGACCCCGGCCACAGGATGCAACTGAATCTGCTCGGGGGTCAGTAATCCCGGGAGCACGCCAGTGTCGACCAGAGTGCGGTTGATCGGCCGATCCGGCTCGGCGTCCAGCACGCGCACGGGTCCGTCGAATCCCTGCGTGCGCAGCTTCGCCGCACACGCGTGCCCGGCGGCGCCGCCGCCCACGATGAGCACCCCAGTTGCTGAATCTGACATTTTGCTCCTTCTGCATATTGGCTGGCAGTCACCCTTGCCAGGGATACCCCCCATGGGTATATAGTGACTGTAGCAATACCCCACTGGGGTATAAACCATCGCCGAAATATCGGCCCACACGCAGGAGGAACCATCATGGCAACCACTGAATTCCAGGTCACGGGTATGACGTGCGGCCACTGCGAAGGATCAATTCGCAGCGAAGTGAGCCAGATCCCCGGCGTCTCGAACATCGAGGTCAGCGCCGCCACCGGCCACCTCTCGGTCACCACGACCGGCGATCCCGTCGATACCGCGGCAGTGTTCGCGGCCGTCGAAGAGGCCGGCTACGAGGCCGCTACACGCTAATTGCCCACCCGCCGAGCGAGGCGCCTGGGAACCCCACCCAAGCGCCCCGCGGCACCAGATTGAGGATCCACCCCGTGAACACTCCCCTGCGACTCAGCCTCTATGGGATCGGCCTGGTCGCCGCCTTCGGCGCCGCCTTTGCCCTGTCAGGCGCGTTGACACCCGAGGCGGCCGTTGCCGATCGCGCGGCGGCCACCGAGGCCGCACACGGGACGGCCACCGAACACGGCGAGACCGCTACCGCAGTGACTGCGACCACCGAGTCCACCCGGGGGGTGACGCTCGCCTCAAATGGGCTGCAGCTCAGCCCCGTCGCAGCGCCCCACGCGATCGGCGAGGATGGAAAGCTCAGCTTCTCAGTCACGGACGCGAGCGGCGAGCCGATGCTCGAGTACGTCGAAGAACACGAGAAAGAACTGCACCTGATCGTGGTCCGCTCAGACGGGGCGGAATTCCGGCACGTCCACCCGACGCTTGACACGGCTGGCACCTGGTCGCTGCCGTGGAGCTGGGACGCCGCCGGCAGTTACCGCGTCTTCGCCGACTTCGTTCCCGCCGGCTCGGAGAACCCCGTCACCCTGACCCGCACGGTAGAGGTGGCTGGCGAGTTCGCCCCAGCAGACTCCCACGACACCTCACGCGAGGCCAAGGTTTCGGGCTTCGACGTCAGCCTCGAGGGCGACCTCCTCGTGGGGTCTGCCTCCACGCTGACGCTCTCCGTTTCGCGCGACGGAAAGCCCGTCACCACGATGGAGCCCTACCTCGGCGCGTTCGGCCACTTGGTCGCCCTCCGCGAGGGAGACCTTGCCTATCTGCACGTGCACCCCGAGGGCGCAGAGCCCACCCCCGGTGAGAATTCCGGCCCCGAGGTCGTCTTCGCGAGCGAAGCTCCCACTGCCGGCCGGTACTTCCTGTACTTCGACTTCCAGGTCGACGGAAAGGTGTATTCGGCTCCGTTCATCGTCGACGCCGCCCCAGCGGCCGCGGGTGCGAGCGAACCGGTCGAAGAGGAAACTCACGACGAGGGTCACTAGCAACTCCCGGTCACTTACCCCTGCACTCTTCAGCGACAAGGACACCCACTGATGTCGACGACTCAGACACCCGATACCCCGACCCACAGCTATGACCTTGAGATCGGCGGCATGACCTGCGCGTCATGTGCGCTGCGCATCGAGAAAAAGCTCAACAAGCTCGACGGCGTCGAGGCCTCCGTCAACTATGCAACGGAGAAGGCGAAAATTGTCGCTCCGGAGGGGTTCGATCCGAAATTGCTCATCGCGGAAGTCGAGAAGACCGGCTATTCGGCCGCCCTGCCCCAGCCGAAGGCGTCCGCAGGAGGCGACGCGGTCGCTACCGATGAGGGCGAGGCTCCAGACACCGAGCTGATCGCACTGCGCCAGCGCCTGATCGGGTCAATCGTGCTGTCGGTACCCGTCATCTTGATGGCGATGATCCCTGCGCTGCAGTTCGACTACTGGCAGTGGGCCTCACTCACTCTTGCGGCACCCGTCATCGTCTGGGCCGCATGGCCGTTCCACCGTGCCGCCTGGACGAATCTCAAGCACGGCACCGCGACGATGGACACACTGGTGTCCGTCGGCACGGGCGCCGCGTTCCTGTGGTCGCTCTACGCACTCTTCCTCGGCACTGCGGGCGAACCCGGCATGACACACGCATTCGAGCTCTCGATCAGCCCCACGGACGGGGCCGGCAACATCTACCTCGAGGTCGCCGCCGGCGTCACCATGTTCATCCTCGCCGGCCGCTACTTCGAAAAGCGCTCCAAGCGTCAGGCCGGGGCGGCACTGCGCGCCCTCCTCGAGCTCGGCGCGAAAGATGTCGCGGTGATGCAAGACGGCGGCGAGGTGCGGATCCCGATCGAGCAGCTTGCCGTGGGCGACGAGTTCATCGTCCGACCCGGGGAGAAGATCGCGACGGACGGCGTCATCGTCTCGGGCATGTCAGCGATTGACGCCTCTATGCTCACCGGCGAGTCGGTTCCCGTCGAGGCTGGACCGGGCGACGCCGTCACCGGCGCCACCGTCAACGCGAGCGGCCGCATCGTGGTGCGCGCCACCCGCGTCGGCACCGACACGCAGCTCGCCCAGATGGCACAGCTGGTCGAGGACGCGCAATCAGGCAAGGCCGACGTGCAGCGCCTCGCCGACCGAGTGTCAGGAATCTTTGTCCCGATCGCGATCGCCATCGCCGTTGTCACCCTCGGCGCCTGGCTCGGCGCCGGGTTCCCCGTCGCCTCGGCATTCACGGCGGCAGTCGCAGTTCTCATCATCGCGTGCCCCTGCGCCCTCGGCCTCGCGACCCCGACCGCCCTCTTGGTCGGCACCGGTCGCGGCGCGCAGCTCGGCATCCTCATCAAGGGGCCCGAGGTCCTGGAATCGACCCGCAAGGTCGACACCATCGTGCTCGACAAGACCGGCACCGTCACGACTGGCAAGATGACGCTGATCGACGCGATCCCCGCCGTGGGAACGTCGCGCGAGGACCTGCTGCGCCTGGCAGGCGCGATCGAGGACGCCTCGGAGCACCCGATCGCGCAGGCCATCGCCAAGGGCGCCACCGAGGCGCTCGACATCGTCCTCCCCGCCATCGAAGACTTCCGCAACGTCGAGGGCAAGGGGGTCACGGGCATCGTGGACGGACACGCCGTCCTCGTCGGACGCCAATCGCTGCTCGACGACTGGTCGGTTGCGGCCGATCCCGAGCTGCAGGCAGCGAAGGACGCCGCCGAGCAGCAGGGCCGCACCGCCGTACTCGTGGCGTGGGACGGCGAGATCCGGGGCCTCATCACTGTCGCCGACCGGGTGAAGCCGACGAGCGCCGAGGCGATCCGCCAGTTCCACGCACTCGGCCTCACGCCGATCCTGCTCACCGGCGACAATGAGACGGTGGCTCGCCAGATCGCCGCAGAGGTGGGCATCGAGCGCGTCGTTGCCGAGGTGCTGCCGAGTGACAAGGCAGACGTTATTCGGAAGCTGCAGGCAGAAGGTCGCGTCGTCGCGATGGTGGGCGACGGCGTGAACGATGCCGCAGCTCTCGCCCAGGCCGATCTTGGCCTTGCGATGGGTACGGGCACGGACGCCGCCATCGAGGCGTCCGACATCACCCTGGTGCGCGGCGATCTCCGCAGCGCGGCCGACTCGATCCGGCTCTCTCGCCGCACCCTCGGAACCATCAAGGGAAACCTGTTCTGGGCCTTCGCCTACAACGTTGCCGCGATTCCGCTGGCGGCACTTGGCCTGCTCAACCCCATGCTCGCCGGCGCGGCGATGGCGTTCTCGAGCGTCTTCGTTGTCGGTAACAGCCTCCGCTTGCGCTCCTTCAAGAGCCACGCGGTGGATTCGCAGTCGTCGAAGACGACAGTCCACGTCGGCGCATAGCCGCATCGACACCCACGAAAGGAATCACCATGTGCGAGGCACACAACCACGCGTCCACCACCGAGGCCGAGGTCTCAGACACCGCCGAATGTCCCGTGATGCGCGGGAACTTCGTGAACAAGGAGGAAGCGGTCGCGCAGAATCTCTTCCGCGACTACCAGGGTGAGCGCTACTACCTGTGCTGCGCCGCCTGCGGCCCGCTCTTTGATGCAGACCCCGAGAAGTACCTGGCCAAGGCGTAAGTATCGGCAAAAAATGAGGTCGGCCCCGGAGTGTGCGCTCCGGGGCCGACCTCATTTCCGCATGCCTGCGCGTGAGGTCTATTCTGCGTGAGCCGCGAGCGCCGCGAACGGGATGGTGACCCAACTCTTGCGCAGCGTCTCATGGACCTCCCACGAACCGGTCCAGCCCTCGGGCGTCACGAACAGCGACCCAGGGCCGACCTCGAAGGTCGTGCCGTCGGGCTCGGTGATCGTCGCCCGGCCCATCACGATCTGGCACATCTCGTGGTAACGCGGCCGCGTGCTGGCGAACGTTCCGGGAGTGACCTCCCAGACGCCCGACCGGATTCCCTCGGGCGACTCCCACACGGTCCGCGACGATTCGGTCTGCCCG
This genomic stretch from Leucobacter sp. CX169 harbors:
- a CDS encoding heavy-metal-associated domain-containing protein encodes the protein MNTPLRLSLYGIGLVAAFGAAFALSGALTPEAAVADRAAATEAAHGTATEHGETATAVTATTESTRGVTLASNGLQLSPVAAPHAIGEDGKLSFSVTDASGEPMLEYVEEHEKELHLIVVRSDGAEFRHVHPTLDTAGTWSLPWSWDAAGSYRVFADFVPAGSENPVTLTRTVEVAGEFAPADSHDTSREAKVSGFDVSLEGDLLVGSASTLTLSVSRDGKPVTTMEPYLGAFGHLVALREGDLAYLHVHPEGAEPTPGENSGPEVVFASEAPTAGRYFLYFDFQVDGKVYSAPFIVDAAPAAAGASEPVEEETHDEGH
- a CDS encoding cation-translocating P-type ATPase is translated as MSTTQTPDTPTHSYDLEIGGMTCASCALRIEKKLNKLDGVEASVNYATEKAKIVAPEGFDPKLLIAEVEKTGYSAALPQPKASAGGDAVATDEGEAPDTELIALRQRLIGSIVLSVPVILMAMIPALQFDYWQWASLTLAAPVIVWAAWPFHRAAWTNLKHGTATMDTLVSVGTGAAFLWSLYALFLGTAGEPGMTHAFELSISPTDGAGNIYLEVAAGVTMFILAGRYFEKRSKRQAGAALRALLELGAKDVAVMQDGGEVRIPIEQLAVGDEFIVRPGEKIATDGVIVSGMSAIDASMLTGESVPVEAGPGDAVTGATVNASGRIVVRATRVGTDTQLAQMAQLVEDAQSGKADVQRLADRVSGIFVPIAIAIAVVTLGAWLGAGFPVASAFTAAVAVLIIACPCALGLATPTALLVGTGRGAQLGILIKGPEVLESTRKVDTIVLDKTGTVTTGKMTLIDAIPAVGTSREDLLRLAGAIEDASEHPIAQAIAKGATEALDIVLPAIEDFRNVEGKGVTGIVDGHAVLVGRQSLLDDWSVAADPELQAAKDAAEQQGRTAVLVAWDGEIRGLITVADRVKPTSAEAIRQFHALGLTPILLTGDNETVARQIAAEVGIERVVAEVLPSDKADVIRKLQAEGRVVAMVGDGVNDAAALAQADLGLAMGTGTDAAIEASDITLVRGDLRSAADSIRLSRRTLGTIKGNLFWAFAYNVAAIPLAALGLLNPMLAGAAMAFSSVFVVGNSLRLRSFKSHAVDSQSSKTTVHVGA
- a CDS encoding YHS domain-containing protein; translated protein: MCEAHNHASTTEAEVSDTAECPVMRGNFVNKEEAVAQNLFRDYQGERYYLCCAACGPLFDADPEKYLAKA
- a CDS encoding cupin domain-containing protein, translating into MTKAIVINDVTTCEAGEHTAKATAEIAGQTESSRTVWESPEGIRSGVWEVTPGTFASTRPRYHEMCQIVMGRATITEPDGTTFEVGPGSLFVTPEGWTGSWEVHETLRKSWVTIPFAALAAHAE